A window from Primulina eburnea isolate SZY01 chromosome 2, ASM2296580v1, whole genome shotgun sequence encodes these proteins:
- the LOC140824077 gene encoding protein FAR1-RELATED SEQUENCE 5-like, with translation MEDLILNDGEGVIGNTICINEDSKAENEETSDVEKKHVSTVEEFEKRGFSARRGKEVHFSGSKDLYMKEFECSSQGIKDGKRSANNNRPLYQILETRTKCKARLRIRRKKNEDRRVTIFEINHNQEMVDESQRYLLRSARKVSYAQGETLRVMSEAGIKPSSVLSYMEKEPHGVENLGFIRKDAYNYLNYVRKGHSRVENGDAFELIRYFKTKSNEEDLFYWDIQMDENGRLSNFFYRDSRARIDFEYFGC, from the exons ATGGAAG atttgatattaaatgatgGAGAAGGTGTTATTGGTAATACCATTTGCATCAATGAAGACAGCAAGGCCGAAAATGAGGAGACGTCAGATGTTGAGAAAAAACATGTATCTACTGTTGAGGAATTTGAGAAAAG AGGTTTTAGTGCTCGAAGGGGGAAAGAAGTTCATTTTAGTGGTTCTAAAGATCTTTATATGAAAGAATTTGAATGTTCATCTCAAGGAATAAAGGATGGAAAGCGGAGTGCAAACAACAATAGACCTTTGTATCAAATTCTAGAAACAAGAACCAAATGTAAAGCAAGACTTAGGATTCGAAGGAAAAAAAATGAAGACCGGAGAGTgacaatttttgaaattaacCATAATCAAGAAATGGTTGATGAGAGTCAAAGATATTTGTTGAGATCGGCTCGTAAAGTTTCATATGCTCAAGGTGAAACTTTAAGAGTAATGTCAGAGGCTGGGATAAAACCTTCTAGTGTGTTGTCATATATGGAGAAAGAACCACATGGAGTGGAGAATTTAGGTTTTATTCGAAAAGATGCTTATAATTATCTGAATTATGTCAGAAAGGGACACTCGAGGGTTGAAAATGGAGATGCTTTTGAGTTGATACGATATTTTAAAACCAAATCAAACGAGGAAGACTTGTTTTATTGGGATATTCAGATGGATGAAAATGGTCgtttgtcaaattttttttacagAGATAGTCGAGCTAGGATTGATTTTGAGTATTTCGGTTGTTAG
- the LOC140822906 gene encoding uncharacterized GPI-anchored protein At4g28100-like: MSPHIIIITILFSTFLFATSSPPVLPNPDPATQTLLPVSSSPPATIPAFPEQSDASGCPLDLPEDLFHDIKSACGSISRSGQLHRTRCCPVLAAWLYSAYSRTALSSLAKAKPLQQQSPAYEMPVLPDDSETCVDSLEKALVNRGIELGRPNETCDVVYCYCGIRLHPFSCPEAFSVDSPGKLVGGENVKRLERDCVNNGFPGLGGCSKCLSSLYSLNVDKAKGTDKTERTSKMHSRDCELMGLTWLLHKDRYAYIHMVSAVLRALMMNTEDDVDPTFCSLNSDDMPLAVDSSEIGDSQSSSNMLEVLSDSLPSTVFFVTCDHFFLILSILVGCLVSSLSCEIMNIVRSSFTSLIL, translated from the exons ATGTCTCCacacatcatcatcatcaccaTACTCTTCTCCACTTTCCTCTTCGCCACATCTTCCCCACCCGTTTTACCCAACCCGGACCCGGCTACCCAGACCCTGCTACCCGTTTCTTCCTCCCCTCCCGCCACCATTCCCGCATTCCCGGAACAATCTGACGCCTCCGGCTGCCCCTTGGACCTACCGGAGGACCTCTTCCACGACATCAAATCCGCGTGCGGATCCATATCCCGCTCGGGTCAGCTCCACCGCACGCGGTGCTGTCCCGTCCTGGCCGCCTGGCTCTACTCCGCCTACTCCAGAACCGCATTGAGCTCGCTCGCGAAGGCGAAGCCACTGCAGCAGCAGTCGCCGGCGTACGAGATGCCGGTGCTGCCGGACGACTCGGAGACCTGCGTGGACTCCCTGGAGAAGGCGTTGGTGAACAGGGGCATAGAACTGGGCAGGCCCAACGAGACCTGCGACGTGGTTTACTGCTACTGCGGCATAAGGCTGCACCCGTTCAGCTGCCCGGAGGCATTCTCCGTGGATTCTCCTGGGAAATTAGTGGGCGGCGAGAATGTGAAGAGATTGGAAAGAGATTGCGTGAATAATGGATTTCCAGGCCTGGGAGGATGCTCAAAGTGCCTCAGCAGCCTTTATTCG CTTAATGTAGATAAGGCTAAAGGAACAGACAAAACTGAGAGGACAAGCAAAATGCATAGCCGGGATTGCGAGCTGATGGGTTTAACTTGGCTTCTCCATAAAGACAGATATGCATACATACATATGGTATCGGCCGTTTTGAGGGCTCTCATGATGAACACTGAGGATGATGTGGATCCAACTTTTTGCAGCCTTAACAGTGATGACATGCCACTTGCGGTCGATTCTTCAGAGATCGGTGATAGTCAATCTTCGTCGAATATGCTGGAAGTACTGTCTGATTCACTACCTTCTACTGTTTTCTTTGTTACATGCGATCATTTTTTCCTCATCCTTTCGATATTAGTTGGTTGTTTAGTTAGTTCTTTGTCATGTGAGATTATGAACATTGTTCGTTCTAGTTTTACAAGCTTAATTCTATGA
- the LOC140824075 gene encoding uncharacterized protein yields MKITQSFTSVAYPQANGQTEVVNRIIVQALKTRLQSKGKDWVEELPSVLWAYRTTPREPTQETPFSLVYGSEAILPVEIGQTSVRVESYPSNNEGSRALELDLLEEKRDQAMIRMEAYRNRVMKSYNKKVRVRDL; encoded by the coding sequence ATGAAGATCACCCAGTCCTTCACTTCTGTTGCGTACCCTCAGGCCAATGGGCAGACAGAAGTTGTAAACAGAATCATTGTGCAGGCTTTAAAGACCAGACTGCAAAGCAAAGGGAAGGACTGGGTAGAAGAATTACCCAGTGTACTATGGGCATACAGGACTACTCCTCGGGAACCTACCCAAGAAACTCCATTCAGCTTGGTGTATGGATCTGAGGCCATCCTTCCTGTTGAGATCGGTCAAACATCTGTccgggtagaatcttacccgaGCAACAACGAGGGTAGCCGTGCATTGGAACTGGATCTATTAGAAGAAAAGAGGGACCAAGCCATGATCCGGATGGAGGCATATCGAAACCGGGtcatgaaatcctacaacaagaAGGTCCGAGTTCGAGACTTGTAG
- the LOC140824074 gene encoding uncharacterized protein produces MIQPAEEERWRVFVDGASCLVGCGVGVVIISPSGEKIKLAVKIGSRVTNNEAEYEAVLAGIRAAREIGAARIILYSDSQLITQQIKGTYEVKDDKMLKYLHLIKAQAVVFVDWSIEQIPREENGEADALAKMAASLSEDSTREVLFVSRAVLTIEEEEMLTIPEDSWMTLLIKFIRDNELPEERARAQKIKRQAPRFVLLNNILYRRSFQGPLLKCLSGKEEIYDLQEIHEGCCGEHLGGTSLARKAMLAGFWWPTLHHDSARVVRTCESCQHHSNFQHSPATPLKPIWASCPFDQWGMDIVGPLPVARAQKKFLLVAVDYFSKWVEAEPLAKITEQEVLKFLWKNIVCRFGIPRRLISDNGR; encoded by the coding sequence ATGATTCAACCTGCTGAGGAAGAGAGATGGAGGGTGTTTGTAGACGGGGCCTCTTGCCTGGTTGGATGTGGAGTAGGAGTCGTGATAATCTCCCCATCGGGAGAGAAGATTAAATTGGCAGTCAAAATTGGTTCCAGGGTAACAAATAATGAAGCAGAATATGAGGCTGTTCTAGCCGGCATCCGGGCTGCCCGAGAAATTGGAGCGGCTAGGATTATATTGTATTCCGATTCACAGTTGATTACTCAGCAGATCAAGGGCACGTATGAGGTCAAGGACGACAAAATGCTCAAATATTTGCATCTCATCAAAGCCCAGGCAGTAGTGTTTGTGGATTGGAGCATCGAACAGATACCCCGAGAAGAAAATGGAGAGGCTGATGCCCTAGCAAAAATGGCTGCTTCTTTGTCGGAAGACAGCACCCGGGAGGTTTTATTTGTTTCCCGAGCAGTTTTAACtattgaagaagaagaaatgttGACAATACCCGAGGATTCTTGGATGACCCTTCTGATCAAATTCATTCGGGACAATGAATTGCCCGAGGAGAGAGCTCGAGCacagaaaataaaaagacaagCCCCCAGGTTTGTTCTCTTAAATAATATCTTATACAGGAGATCATTCCAGGGACCACTGTTGAAGTGTTTGAGCGGGAAGGAAGAGATTTATGATCTTCAAGAGATTCATGAAGGATGCTGTGGTGAGCATTTGGGGGGGACATCTTTAGCTCGGAAAGCGATGCTAGCCGGGTTCTGGTGGCCGActcttcaccatgattcagctCGAGTGGTCCGGACTTGTGAAAGCTGTCAACATCATTCCAACTTTCAGCACAGCCCAGCCACTCCTTTGAAGCCTATTTGGGCGTCTTGTCCTTTTGATCAGTGGGGTATGGATATAGTCGGCCCATTGCCAGTTGCTCGGGCCCAGAAAAAATTTCTGTTGGTGGCTGTGGATTACTTCTCCAAATGGGTGGAAGCCGAGCCCTTGGCTAAAATCACCGAGCAAGAGGTTTTGAAATTCTTAtggaagaatatagtatgtcgcTTCGGCATACCCCGGCGATTGATCTCGGATAATGGGAGATAG
- the LOC140824073 gene encoding uncharacterized protein — MAHTRKTNQNTSRVQGVDANHSRQEDAPPDLITMTPAEFDRRINEAIERAMAKQGSFHHDIPLEKEPEKEQEQQQELREEEKRGEVEESSAGSKSPTMVEEMLELKQKMKVLEGQLENRDSSRTSVKGRPFAEAIIWEPLPGNFKSAKVRAYDGNEDPEEHLARFENMAMLHCYTDRIKCKVFLTTLVDSAQRWFDGLAPLSIKSFEDFQKAFLHHFSSSKKYKKTAFSFFEVRQGPEESLRMYIKRFNKVALDVPTCAAETKTTAFTQGLKESEFFKSLTKKVPEDFEDLLSRAEKYINMEEAQKQKREAIKKERGDRAPKPEERGPRRGNPGHFSPHVPLKIIREREVQECSRDPIPSHQLSQPEKSGFCTRHGVCQHSTENCKALKRSYVPPTNQGHDQYTKRSRGPPWTPRPPVSHARVDSRNNPGNHMGRRREPEPEKRSPSSPVAGVIKMISGGSTDGDSNRARKSRSRRECLEVEGSRRNEAVISFGPEDLKGINMPHNDALVIQARVANYDILKVFVDSGSSVNVIFKDALVQMDLQGFKLEAVETALFGFAGHAVYPEGEIVLPLTLGSRDIKKTVMTTFTVVDSPSSYNIILGRPAMNELRAVASTYHQKIKFSVGNQVGEVRGDQPSSRKCYVEGIRADQGKSKKEGKKPRVEEVWKGGVEKGEVHFVAEEEQEAVEIGPGATYQRLMDKVFEKQLGRNLEVYVDDILGKSKEVMNFIADLEETFTTLTSYGIKLNPAKCIFGVKSGKFLGFIVTERGIEVNQEKVKSVLCMPSPQSVKEVQKPEADREDCLPIPVLRKAQKFGWDDKCEQDFQDLKKHLAELPVLVKPEPGDKLFVYLSTTEYAVSSVLIKEEGSDQKPVYYVSHALRGPELRFSQVEKMALALVVTARKLRPYFLSHPIIVLTNSPLGRIMTHSEVSGRMIKWNVELGEYDIEYKPRSAIKAHGFIRFPI; from the exons atggctcaCACGAGGAAAACTAACCAGAACACTTCCCGGGTCCAGGGAGTTGACGCGAATCATTCAAGACAAGAGGACGCCCCTCCCGATCTTATCACTATGACTCCAGCGGAGTTTGATAGACGCATTAACGAAGCCATAGAGAGAGCTATGGCCAAGCAGGGAAGCTTCCACCATGATATACCACTCGAGAAAGAACCAGAAAAAGAGCAGGAACAGCAGCAAGAATTGAGGGAGGAGGAGAAGAGGGGAGAAGTGGAGGAATCCTCTGCTGGTTCTAAGTCACCAACGATGGTCGAGGAAATGCTGGAGTTaaaacagaaaatgaaagtCCTGGAAGGACAGCTGGAAAATCGTGATTCTTCTCGGACGTCTGTCAAAGGACGTCCGTTTGCTGAGGCTATCATCTGGGAACCTCTTCCTGGAAACTTTAAATCTGCTAAAGTAAGGGCGTATGATGGAAACGAGGACCCGGAAGAACACCTGGCCAGGTTCGAGAATATGGCTATGCTGCACTGTTACACTGATAGGATCAAGTGTAAAGTGTTTTTAACCACGCTGGTGGACTCAGCTCAGAGATGGTTTGATGGATTGGCTCCATTGAGTATTAAATCATTTGAGGATTTTCAGAAAGCCTTCTTACACCATTTCAGCAGCAGTAAGAAGTATAAGAAAACTGCTTTCAGTTTCTTCGAAGTGAGACAGGGACCGGAGGAAAGTTTGAGGATGTATATCAAGAGGTTTAACAAAGTGGCTTTGGATGTGCCAACTTGTGCTGCAGAGACAAAAACTACTGCCTTCACTCAAGGCCTAAAAGAGAGTGAGTTCTTCAAGTCATTAACGAAAAAAGTGCCTGAAGATTTTGAGGATTTGCTGTCCAGGGCAGAGAAGTATATCAATATGGAAGAAGCCCAGAAACAAAAGAGGGAAGCCATCAAGAAGGAAAGAGGGGACCGGGCACCTAAGCCCGAGGAGAGGGGACCACGGCGGGGTAATCCAGGGCACTTTTCCCCGCATGTGCCTTTGAAAATTATCCGAGAAAGAGAAGTGCAGGAATGCAGTAGGGATCCGATTCCCAGTCATCAGCTGTCCCAACCCGAGAAAAGTGGATTTTGCACCAGGCATGGTGTGTGTCAGCATAGCACCGAGAATTGTAAGGCTTTGAAAAGAAGTTATGTCCCACCCACCAACCAGGGGCATGACCAGTACACCAAAAGGTCGAGAGGTCCACCTTGGACCCCCCGGCCGCCAGTATCTCATGCTCGAGTAGACTCAAGAAACAACCCGGGAAACCATATGGGTAGGAGGAGGGAGCCGGAACCTGAGAAGAGGAGCCCTTCGTCCCCTGTTGCTGGAGTGATTAAGATGATATCGGGAGGATCCACCGATGGAGATTCAAATCGGGCCAGGAAATCAAGAAGTAGGCGGGAGTGTCTGGAGGTGGAGGGATCTAGGAGGAACGAGGCCGTGATCAGTTTTGGCCCGGAGGACCTGAAGGGAATAAACATGCCCCACAATGACGCTTTGGTTATCCAAGCCCGGGTGGCCAATTACGACATCCTGAAAGTCTTCGTGGATTCCGGCAGTTCAGTCAATGTGATTTTCAAAGATGCCTTAGTGCAAATGGATTTGCAAGGGTTTAAGTTGGAAGCTGTGGAGACTGCCCTTTTTGGTTTTGCGGGACATGCAGTTTATCCGGAGGGAGAAATTGTTCTGCCACTCACTCTAGGCTCCCGGGACATCAAGAAAACGGTCATGACCACCTTCACAGTGGTGGACTCCCCATCATCTTACAATATCATTCTGGGGAGGCCGGCCATGAATGAGTTGAGGGCAGTAGCATCTACTTATcatcaaaagatcaaattttCAGTGGGGAACCAGGTGGGAGAAGTTCGTGGAGATCAACCCTCTTCCCGAAAATGTTATGTGGAAGGTATCCGGGCAGATCAGGGCAAATCCAAAAAGGAGGGGAAGAAACCCAGGGTGGAGGAAGTTTGGAAGGGTGGAGTGGAGAAAGGAGAAGTCCACTTTGTGGCAGAGGAAGAGCAGGAAGCTGTGGAGATAGGACCAG GGGCCACATATCAGCGTTTAATGGATAAAGTCTTTGAGAAGCAGCTGGGAAGGAATCTGGAGgtttatgtggatgatatttTGGGAAAGTCAAAAGAGGTGATGAATTTTATCGCTGATTTGGAAGAAACCTTTACCACTCTGACATCTTATGGGATCAAGCTCAATCCCGCTAAATGTATTTTCGGAGTCAAGAGTGGTAAGTTCTTGGGCTTTATAGTGACAGAGCGGGGGATCGAGGTCAACCAAGAAAAAGTGAAGTCCGTCTTATGTATGCCTTCTCCCCAATCTGTCAAAGAAGTGCAGAAGCCAGAAGCTGACCGGGAGGATTGCCTCCCTATCCCG gTTCTCAGAAAAGCCCAAAAATTCGGATGGGATGACAAGTGCGAGCAGGATTTCCAAGATCTTAAAAAGCATCTAGCTGAGCTTCCAGTTCTGGTAAAGCCTGAGCCCGGGGATAAATTGTTTGTCTATTTATCCACTACTGAATATGCTGTCAGCTCTGTCCTAATAAAGGAAGAAGGCTCGGATCAAAAGCCTGTCTATTATGTCAGTCACGCCCTAAGAGGTCCCGAGCTGCGGTTTAGTCAAGTGGAGAAGATGGCCTTGGCTTTAGTTGTGACTGCCCGGAAATTGCGGCCTTATTTTCTATCGCATCCTATTATCGTTCTTACTAACAGCCCGCTTGGAAGAATTATGACACATTCTGAAGTATCCGGACGGATGATCAAATGGAATGTGGAATTGGGGGAATACGATATTGAGTATAAGCCCCGGTCGGCCATAAAAGCGCACGGCTTTATCCGATTTCCTATCTGA